DNA sequence from the Shewanella piezotolerans WP3 genome:
GCCACTATAGAGTGGCTTTTATATACATAATGGATATAAAAATAAGTTACAGCTTAGCGGCATTTCTTCTGGTTTGAAGTGCTCTGTTTAATTCGCCTTGGTGCTCTTGTACGTCAGCAAGCGCGTGTAAGTTACTGATATCGTCCTGGAGGTAACAAGCTTTTTGCCACCATATTTTAGCATTGTGATAGTCATGATTTTGGTGATACAACTTAGCTAAACAGACCTGATAATCTACGTTATCTTCAAAGTTAGCTTCGAGCGCTAATAGCTGCTTTTTAGCTTCAACATCCGACGGGGTGAGCACTTGAGATAATGCTTCAAAAATGGCTTTTGATGGAGATGTTTTAAGCTGCTTTTGCAGCAGCTTTATAGACTGCTCTTTTTGGTTATAGCGATTTAAGCCGATGGCATATTCTGCGATATACTCAGCTTGTTTTCGTTCGCTACGTGATAGCCAGTGCCAACATTTCTCTAGTTCTTGCTCATTTGTACTTGCGGCATTCTTTAGTAAAGCGATATTGGTTTCAAAGGTAAGCTTTTTAAATATATCGTCAGCCATAATCTGTTTTTTGCTGGCAATTGGTAAAATAAGTTTAAGGGCTTGCCAATCTTGCTGCGCTTTATATAGGTCAACAGCGAGCTTTATCACGGGGGCTTTGCTTTTGCTGGTAGGATTGAGCTTATCTAGCTCTTCTCGGGCTAAAGCTAATTCACCCTGTTGCAACAAATAGCGGGTGCGGGTAGTACTCACCGCTTTTGTGGCTAACGGTTCAAGCTCTGCTTTTGCCAGATACTCATCACGTGCGGCAATATTATTTTGATGTTGTGCTGCTCGCGCAGCCGCGAGCAGATTAAGTGCGGGGATTTCACCCTTATCAGCACCTTTAACCATGGCTTTTTCGGCAGCGGCCCAATCTTCTTCTGCAAGCGCTAAAGCCCCCATTAGGGTGTGCTTTCTTGCTGCCTTTTTACGCCACTTTTCAGGTAGTAGTCGACTTCCTAAAATGAGGTTTAACACCCAAACAATAACAAACTCAGCCAGTTGTAGCAGACTGTAAAATATAACCAGTGCAATAACGGCAAAGACGATACTGGTCTCTACTTGATAGTCACCAACGGCAAGATAAAGGTAGCCTTTATTTCCTGCTAGAAATGGACTGATGAAGAAGCCCAGTAAAATAATGCCTAGATAGACCAGAACGCGAACCATTATTGTGCCCCCTCTGTCATCAAGTTACCGTAGGTGACCAATTGATTTAATAAGTTAGATGAATCAAATCGTTCAAGCGACGTTGTTTGAATCTTCAAGGTTTCTAATGCATCTAAAGTGGTTAGAGCATCTGTGACTTGTTGATCTTTAAGATCGAAATACTGATAGACCCATTTTCTCGCCAGCTTAACTGAATTGCGGTAATTCACTTGGTCTTGGCGATATAGTGCGAGTTGAGCTTGTAGTAATTTGTTGCGGGTATTTTCGACAAGGTACCACTGTTGATCGGGTTCTAGTAATGGTGCGGCATCAGTGGTGCGCTTTCTTATAATGACGAAGTCATCAATTAGCGCTTGCCATGATTTGGCAAGGTTTGATTGCCAATCATCTAATGAATCACTCACCTGGGTATCTTTTAACTCTTCAGCAGAAAAATGAGTTTCAGCTCGGTTTAATGGCAAGGTCTCCAATCCATCAATTAAAGTATCAAGGGTTAATACTGTTCCGGCAATATCGGTATTTTTAATCGAGGCGGTAGCGGCAATATCTTTTGCGAGCGCTTTTCTAAGTGGCATTAGTGACGGATCGCGCATTGACTTTATGCGTTCGTCGGCCGCTTTTAGTAGGCTAGTTGCAGTGCTAGGATCTTTCTCTAACCACAATTTTTGCCCTGCAAGGCGTACTAGGTATTTCGCTTCCTCTGCGCGCCAATGGTTAGGGTTGCGTTGAGCAATTATCGAGACTCTTTCTTGTAGTTGCGTTTGTTCGCTTTGAGCGGTTGATAGCGCTAAATCCACAGCAGATTTAAATTGATTCTGCTGCTGCTCTAAAAAGGCGATACGCTGATTGGGTTTAACAAGTTCAGCCTGTAACTTCTGCTCTAATGCCAAAGATTGCGCTTTTTGCGTTTCAAGCTGTTGATATAGATGGTATCCGCCAGCAGCTGTGGCAAAAGCGATTATCAATAGTAAAAAAAGCGTAATAATAACGCCCCATGGTGTCGTTTTATTTGCTGCAGGAGGTTCATTCACCGCTGGTTGTGCTGCGCTACTTTGCGGTTCAGACTGAGCCTCAATAACGGGCTGTGACGCATTAGTTTCTTCTGGAGTAGGCTCTGTGGAGCTGGCGTCAGTGTGCTTGTTTTCCATTAAACAGTCCTTGAAAGCGATGATGCTGCAGTAAAACGAGTATTTACTAATGCTTAAGTGACTAAACTATAAGGATAGTGCAGTCAGCATAGCATTGGTATTGGCTGCTTTTGCATTGGTTACGGTGATTAGACCGTACGCAGTAGCTTTATCATATACTCGGGAGCTAGGGACTATAATATGACAAGTTTGCAGCCATGCAAATAGTTCATTTGGAACAGTTTTGACGAGGTTATCGAGTATTTCGCCACTGGTAATGATGATAGTGTCTATACCAAACGATTGCCATTGCTGGCAAATATTACTCATATCTAACTCGGGACATCCTCTTTGATAGACTTCCCAATAAGCTAAATTTGCGTTGCGCTTGGTTAGCTCTATTGCTAAATCCTCTCTGCCACCAACGCCTCGAACAATGACAATATTCTTATCATCGACACTTTTAAGTGAGGGTAAGCTGAGTAAGCCTTCTGTTTGCTGACAATTATCAGGCGCTTTCTCAGCACTAATATCAAGGGCTTGTAAGGCTAGATAAGTCGCTTGGCCGACAGCATAGTATTTTGCAGATTCTGGCCATCTGGCTGCAATGGCTTCGGAAGCAAACTTTACGGCATTGGTACTAATAAAAATGATGATATCAGCATGGGCAAGTGTGCTGCTGACTTGTGTTGATTGGAGATTTGAAGTGGGTGTTACCTGTAATAAAGGCGTAGTAAGGTAAGAGACGTTCCTAAAAGATAACGCCTCTTCCATTAACTGATTGCGCCCTTCTGGACGCGTCAGTAATACCTTCATTGAATCAACTTATGCTTTTGCATACACTGCATCAAGAATAGTCTTTGCGCCTTTTGAAAGCAGCTCTTCAGCAAGTGCTACACCAAGTTGCTCTGCATCGTTCTTATTGCCAGAGGTTGCGGCTTCAATGACTTGGCTTCCATCTGGATTACCCACTAAACCGCGCAGGCTTAACGTATCGCCGTCGATTTCAGCATAAGCGCCGATAGGCACCTGACATCCACCCTCTAGACGGGTGTTCATTGCACGTTCAGCGATCACGCGTTGACGTGTTTCTAAATGCTCCAATGGTGCAAGAAGTGCTTTTACACGAGCATCATCAGTACGACATTCAATGCCTACAGCACCTTGGCCGTTTGCTGGCAGTGAGTCTTCTGCTGATATGAAACTGGTAATTCTCTCTTCAAGCTTTAAGCGCTTCAGACCTGCTGCTGCAAGAATGATGGCATCATAGTTACCTGCATCAAGTTTAGCTAAACGAGTACCTACATTACCGCGAAGATCTTTGATTTGAAGATCTGGACGAGCCGCTCTGATCTGGCATTGACGACGTAAGCTTGAAGTTCCAACCACTGCGCCTTGCGGTAGTTCATTGATGCTAGAGAAGTTGTTTGACACAAATGCATCACGTGGATCTTCACGTTCACAAATAACTTCAAGACCTAGGCCTTCAGGGAAATCAACTGGTACGTCTTTCATTGAATGAACGGCGATATCAGCTCTGTCTTCTAACATGGCAACTTCGAGTTCTTTTACGAATAAGCCTTTACCACCAACTTTAGCAAGCGGTGTGTCTAAGATGATGTCACCTTTAGTGCTCATCGGCAGCAATTCAACGGTGAGGCCTTCATGGATTTTTTCCAGTTCAGCTTTCACAAATTCAGCTTGCCACATGGCAAGAGGGCTCTTACGTGTTGCGATACGGATTACATTTTGAGACATGCAGAATATTCCATCTTAGAACTTAGTTGCGCCAATGCTAACATTGCCCGATTGCAGATGTAACATTCTGCTGTTGATTCTTTGAAGTATACCCAATTATATACCCGTTCTACCTGAAGATGCAGGATTCAGTGGGAATTTAATGGACTTTAATCACGGCATTGATTGCAACGAATGGTCATTTCCTTGGTAAAATCAATAACACAGAGTAAAGTCCATTAAAGCCCATCGCAGAAGGCTTTGTGGCAGCCCGCTTCGTTGTTGCACTAATTTAAAAGGGAAGAACCATTTCTACATTAATGCGCCTAGAATTGAACTGACACAATGCCTCTGAAACGAGCACCTTCAAGTAGAACGGGTATATACCACTGAAAAATGTGATCGGAGTCACATTTACTTGCTGCAAAACATTTTGCCGTATACATTAGAGATAGCGATATAGACTAAGGAGTTAGCTTAACTTGGTAGAAAAGCTCGATATGCACGAATGTGCAGCTGAAAGATTGGATAGTATTCGATACGCCAGAGCGAGCGCTTTACTGTCGCCCCTTAAACGCTACCTGCTTCGTCTAATCCCTGTTCTATTGCATCATCGTTCTGAAAAGCTACCTGGCTACAATGGGCCGTTTACCCCATGTGGCATATTTGATTTCCATTTAAGCAGTGAAGACTTTGAAGCTTGTGACACCCTAAACCTCAATGTTCCGCCAAATGCTACTAAATCTAACCCTATGATTGAAGGGGTTTATAGCATGGGAAGTACTGCCAGCTTCGGGCAGAATTCACAGAGTGATATAGATGTTTGGCTTATCCATAGTCAATTAATGAGCAAAAATCAGTGTGAGTTATTATCCCAAAAAGCCACATTATTAACCGAGTGGTTTGCCCAGTATGACTTCGAAGTGAATATTTATTTGGTTCATCCTGAGCAGTTCATTATGGCTCAAGAGGAGCAAGCACATCTATATAATTGTATGGGACATGAGCACAGTGGCAGTGCTCAGCATTGGTTGTTATTAGAAGAGTTCTATCGCAGCCATTTTAAGCTTGCAGGCAAAGTCATTGCTTGGTGGCCTAAAGCCAAAACCAAATCTTATTTACTTTCGCTTGGCGATGCGCAAACACTGCCGGCTAGTGAGTATTTTGGTGCGTCTTTGTGGCAGCTCTATAAAGGGGTCGAAAAGCCTCATAAAGCATTGTTAAAAGTACTACTGCTAGAAGCATATGCCAGTGAGTATCCGAGTACTCAATTGGTGAGCGAACGCATTTGGCAGCGTACCTTAGAAGGTGATTTTTCAGCAGGCAATGACGCTTATTACTTATTGTATGAGTCAATCGAAAAATACCTATTGAAGCTAGGTGATGCGAGAAGGTTAGAGATCACGCGTCGCTGTTTTTATCTAAAGTGCGGCGTAAGACTCAGTCTGCCAGAACAAGCGAAAGACTGGCGCTACTATAAAATCCACCAGTTGGTTGAAGATTGGGGCTGGGCAGCCAGCCTAGTTGAAACCCTCGATAATTGTGAGCATTGGCATTGCGGACAACTGCAGTGGTTTAATGAACAACTCAATGAGCTAATGCTAGGTAGTTATCAAACCTTGCTGCACTTCGCTTCGGCTCACCGGTTGAGTGAGAGTTTGAGAATTTCCGAACTGGGTCTGCTGACCCGAAAGCTGCATACCTATTTTAGCGAAGATGAGCATCAGATCATGACGCTTAACCAGCTTTGGAGTCGCTCTCTGACAGAATCGCACCTGTCGATTATCTATAGTGAGCAAGATAAAAACTATTATCTGTATCGATGCGCGCCTCAGCCGAGAAATTTTTTACAGCATAGTGCCGTTTATCACTCAAAAAGTAAGGCTAAGCTATTGGTGTGGGCCTCACTAAATGGAGTCTCTGTTGAGGGAACGCGCTGGTATGAGGTTAAGAAGAGTAAGCACAGAGCGACTTTTTTAACAACGGCGGCAGATCGCTTAGTTGGTTTAATTGATATTGGTTCGATGAAAGTTTCAAAGTTGGCGCTCTGCCAGCCTTGGCACTTTAAAAAGTTGGTGTTCCTGCTTAACTTTAATAGTGACCCTACTGAGCAATGGGTGGGGCAGGAGATAATGGCGGATTATCTAAACAGCAATGTATTTTCCATGGGAAAAAGCAGTAGCAATATGCTGGGCTCTATCGATGTCATCAGTCTAAATAGTTGGGGGGAGTGGCATTGCCACCATTTCGAGGGACAGAAGGCGTTATTGGATACGCTGGCCTTTATCACTCCTGGGATGAAAAGAGCCTCGCAAGATGTTGCTATGGAAGTGATTAGTTGTTCGAGTAAGCTCAGATCTCAAACTGAACGAAGCGTTAAAAATCTACTTGATAGAACGGTTCGCTTAAGTCGTGGTGCACAAGAGTCATCAACATTGGTCTATCCGCTTAAAGTCGGTAAGATCCGTTATGGTATTTTCTTTAATAACAGAGGTATGCATTTTGAAAACCTCAGTGATGCTAAGTCATTCTATCAGCAGTTATCAAAGAAAAAACTGGTTGAAATACCAAGGCCAGAGCTTGGCAATGAGCCGTTTTCAAAGATCCCTTCGGTTATTCAAGATTACGCCGCGAGAGGGGCTATTCAGTATTTCTTGCGTCAAAGAAGCGAAGGCTTAGATGTGTTTATCTTAGATGAAAACAATGCCCTCAATCATTATGTGCAGGAGGAGGTTGATATTGAAGGATTAGTGAGTCAGGTCAGTCATCACCATGCTTTTAATGATTCTATATTGGAGCGAGAGCAATTTAACATGCCTCAATTTTTTAAGCTGGAACGCTTGAGTGGTAAATTGGTAGCGCTGCCTTTTGGTGTCTCGAAAGAGGCCTATGAGGTAGAGTTTTAGGTCAAATTATTAACAGAAAAAGAGGAGTGTTAGTTCTCCTCTTTTTTATAATGAGCTATTTGATATCTAGTTTTAGACCACTTTGCTTGAAAATAGACTCAATGACAAATGGCATAAACTCATTGTCATTACGTTGATCTAACCATTTTCCGTCAATGTAAGCGAAGTGGTACCCGCCGAACTGAGTCGCTAACCAAATCTCATGCATCGGCTCTTGTTTGTTGATTACAATTTTAGAATTACCGTTGAACTCTAACTGCAATACATTACCTGAACCATCCACATCGACGTCAGCATCTTGCTCGTCAATGAGTACCTCTATCGCACTATCAATTGCTTGAAACATTTCATCTGCTAGTTGATGAAATTCGAAATCTGTCATAGCCATGGGAGTCATTCCTCAGATTTTTAAGATTGCCGCGTTAATGAAGTCAATACTACCAATCCAGCTTGAGTTTACCAATCACAATAATTTTAAGGTTATTGATTACTGTGATTATAAATCACCGTTAATTTAATTATATGGTTGTTTTATATGCATTTGTTTTGACTGCGATTCAACAGGGGGGTATGTCAATGATGTCGTGAAATATAGATAAATGGCGTGCTGACTACGATTAACTCGCCAAATTATGGTTTATTACCTATAAACCTTAGTAAAACACATATTACTTAGCACTAAATAAGTGTTAGAAACAGTGGATATAAATGCGATATAGGGTTGACTGCTAATAGCCTAGTCTGCAACCATCAAGGTATCTATTTTTTGCCACACAGCAAGACATTGACTGATGTTACCTCAGTTCAAGTTATTGCGCTAAAGGGTCATCGATGTTGAAAAAAATGAGACTGTTTTTGTTGCTTGGGCTTGGTAGCCTAGTACTTTTAGGCTGTGGGCAAAAAAGTGCACTATTTAGAGCACCTCCGCAAGACGTTAATCAAGCAGCGACGGATGCAAAGTCGCCTGACGCAGAGCCGAAGCAAAGCGAAGAAAGTAAGAAGGATTAAAGACGTTGGATCATTTTATATATCAAGCAGAAGAACTCTACGCCGAACAATGCCAGGTTGCAGAATTAGCTAAGCAACATGGCACGCCTCTTTACATCTATTCTCGAGCGACATTAGAGCGTCATTGGTATGCTTTTGATAATGCAGTCGCTAATCATCCACACCTCATCTGTTATGCGGTTAAGGCAAACTCCAATATTGCAGTGTTAAATGTACTTGCACGTTTGGGGAGTGGCTTTGATATTGTCTCTGGCGGCGAGCTTGCTAGAGTGATCGAAGCCGGTGGTGATCCCGCTAAAGTGGTATTTTCTGGCGTAGGTAAAACTGTAGCTGAAATGGAGCTGGCGTTAGAGATAGGTATTTACTGCTTTAATGTTGAGTCTGCGGCTGAGTTGGAACAATTAAGTGTTGTTGCACAGCGGATGAATAAAGTGGCTCCAGTGTCGTTGCGCATCAATCCAGATGTTGATGCTGGCACTCACCCTTACATCTCTACAGGCCTTAAAGAGAATAAATTTGGTATTGCGATGGAAGAAGCTGAAGCTATTTTCCTGCGTGCTAAAGAGTTACCTTGCATCGAAATCAAAGGCGTAGATTGTCATATTGGTTCTCAGCTTACTGAGATAAAACCGTTTTTAGATGCAATGGACAGAATGCTAGCTTTAATCGATCGATTAGCTGAGCTTGGTATTGAAATTAAGCATTTTGATGTTGGTGGTGGGCTAGGTGTAACTTATGATGATGAGTTACCACCGCAACCTGACGTATATGCTGCCGCGCTATTGGAGCGCTTAGGTGGTCGAGATCTTAAGCTGATTTTTGAACCAGGCAGAGCGATTGCCGCCAATGCAGGTATCTTTGTCACGCAAGTACTATACCTTAAAGAAAATAGCGATAAGCGTTTTGCTTTAGTTGATGGTGCGATGAATGACTTGATTAGACCTTCGCTTTACAGCGCATGGCAAAAAATTATCCCCGCGATCGATCGTGGTGGTGAAACCTTGAACTATGATGTTGTCGGCCCCGTTTGTGAAACCGGTGACTTTTTAGGTAAGGATCGCCAACTAAACATAGCTGCAGGTGACTACTTGGCTATTCGCTCATCGGGCGCCTATGGTTTTACTATGGCTTCGAATTACAATTCGCGTCCACGAGCAGCGGAATTGATGGTTGATGGCGACAATGCTTACGTGATCAGAGAAAGAGAAAAACTTGCACAGCTGTGGCAAGGTGAGCAGTTACTGCCGTAAACTCAATAAATAGAATGTAGCGTGGTAGGTACTATCCGCTACTGTTACCTTAAAGGAAGTCCATCTTGATTCAATTCACGAAGATGCACGGTTTGGGCAATGACTTCATGGTTGTTGATGGGGTCACACAGAATGTGTTCTTCTCTCCCGATCAGATCAAGCGCTTAGCCGATAGAAATTTTGGCATTGGCTTTGATCAATTATTGTTGGTGGAGCCTCCGTACGATCCGGATCTCGATTTCCACTACCGCATTTTTAATGCAGACGGCAGCGAAGTCGAGCAGTGTGGTAATGGCGCGCGCTGTTTTGCACGCTTTGTCCGTAATAAAGGTCTGACTCAAAAACATAAAATCCGAGTCAGTACTTCATCAGGTAAAATAACGCTAAGGCTAGAGCGAGATGGCAAGGTGACGGTCAACATGGGGGTGCCTATGCTTGAGCCGTCGAAGATCCCATTCAATGCTAAGAAAGTTGAGAAAACCTACTTACTTATGGCATCTACCGGAACCTACCTTTGTGGGGCGGTATCTATGGGGAATCCACATTGTGTGATTGATGTCGACGATGTAGCCAATACAGATGTCGACACCATTGGTAGCGAATTGACCCAGCATGAACGTTTTCCTAAAGGGGTGAATGTTGGCTTTATGCAGGTGGTTAATCCTGGCTATATAAAACTACGAGTCTATGAGCGCGGCGCGGCTGAAACATTAGCCTGTGGCACTGGCGCTTGTGCGGCGGTAGTTGTGGGTATTCTGCAAGGTAAACTAGAAAGAAACGTGCGAGTTGATTTACCTGGTGGCACCCTGATGATCAATTGGGATGGTGAAGGTAAGCCACTATGGATGACCGGACCTGCCGAGCATGTTTATGATGGACAAATTCCCCAATGACAGATAGCAGCATGAAACAGCAACCTCCTTTTGATGAGATATTGATTAGAGAGTACTTGCTCGATAACCCTGATTTTTTTAGTCGCTACCCAGAGTTATTATTGGCAATGCGGATCCCTCATGCAGAGCGCGGTGCAGTTTCGCTCGTTGAGCGTCAGCAAGAATCACTGCGTCAACGAGTGTCTCAGCTTGAAGAGGAGATCACTTCCTTACTGTCTATGGCGTCTCGTAATGAACAGATCTACATGTTTAACAGTGCATTGTCGATGCAGATGCTAAAATGTGATGATATGGGTGAGTTGCGCCAAGTATTATCGAGTGGTTTAAAAGAGCAATTCCAGTTCAGCCATGTGCGGTTAATCACGGTACATGATATCGACAGTGAACTGTCGCAGATTTGGAGAAAACGTTTAGATTCTGGTTACTATTTTGGTCGCTTAACCAATGAAGAGTCAAAACGCTTATTTGGCTCTGAAGTAGGCTCAGTGGCATTATCGCGTTTATCGCAAGAGTGCGGCCAAGTGATCTTTGCTATCGCCAGCTCAGATCCGATGCATTTTCACCCTGATATGGATCACCTGTTACTTTCACAGCTCAAACAGTTACTGGATCATCAGTTGCCCAAAATTTAATAGTGAGGCTTTATGGTCGACAATGTATCTTCGGGCACGTCACCTTGGCTTATTGATTTTGAACGATACTTAACAACTGAAAGGCAGGTTTCTGCTTACACAGTGAGAAACTATCTGTTTGAGTTAAAGCGGGTAGAAGCGGTATTTGCAGCTAATGATGATTGGCTTGAACTTAAGCATGAGTCGCTGCAAGCCATTATTGCTAAATTACACCGTAAGGGGCTGAGTCCACGGTCTCTGTCTCTTACGTTGTCATCAATTAAACAGTTTTTTGATTTTTTACTCCGAGAACAGCAAATCTCCGTTAATCCAGCACTTAACCTCAGTGCGCCTAAACAAGCTAAGCCGTTGCCGAAAAATATGGATGTAGACTCGGTGACCCATCTGTTAGAAATCGATGCGAACGATCCGCTAAGTTATCGAGACAAAGCGATAATGGAGCTGTTTTACTCTTCAGGGTTACGATTGGCAGAGCTTGCAGCGTTGAATGTCACAGATATTAAATTCTCCCAAGCGCAAGTTAAAGTCATGGGCAAAGGCAGCAAAGAGCGTATCGTACCGATTGGAAAATTAGCACTGACCGCTATCTCCCAGTGGCTTGATATTAAACGTGATATTCCCTGTGAAGATGATGCATTGTTTGTCACCGCCAAAGGCCGACGTTTGGCGCATCGCAGTATACAAGCCAGACTGGCTAAATGGGGGCAGGAGCAAGCGCTGAGCGTAAAGGTACACCCCCATAAACTGCGGCACTCATTTGCTACGCATATGCTTGAATCAAGTGCAGATCTGCGCGCCGTTCAAGAGCTTTTAGGCCATGCGAACTTGTCAACAACTCAAGTCTATACCAGCTTGGATTTCCAACATTTAGCTAAGGTATACGACAGTGCACATCCCAGAGCAAAAAAGCGAGGCAATAAATCATGAAGCTGTTTATTAGGCCGCAAAGCTTCAGCACTATTAGCTTTGATTTAGATGATACCTTATACGACAACCGACCTATTATTCGTCAAGCAGAGGCGGCATCACAGCAATTTCTGAATCATCATTACCCCAAATCTCAAGCGTGGCAAATAGCCGATTGGCATCGATTAAAGCTAACGATAATCAAGCAGCGCCCGCAACTGCGCCATGACCCCAGCCTAGCTCGGCAAGTAATGCTTGAGTGTGGTTTAGTTGAATTAGGTTACGACGCAACTACGGCCAAATTAGGAGCGACAGCTGTGTTTGACCACTTTGCCATGCATCGAAGTCACTTTTCAGTATCTCAGCAGGTACTTGAGTTACTCGCGAACCTTAAGCAGCAATATCGGTTAATAGGCATCACCAACGGCAATGTTGATTATCAGCGTATAGGTTTAGGTGATCTACTTGAATTTGTTTTACATCCGGGGCAGGGCTTCAAGCAAAAGCCCGCAGCAGATATGTTTGTGCAAGCTGCTAAGCGGCTCAATATTCCACAGAGACAAATACTGCATGTTGGCGATAGCGCCATGAGCGATGTGGTTGGGGCAAGGCAAGCGGGTTGCCAGGCTGTGTGGCTCAATCCTGGCTTTGGTGTAACAAAAGAGGCTGCTTTAACTCAACAGCTGCCTCATATTGAAATTAATAATATCCAAGAGTTAGTCAAACTTAAGTCATTTTGGCGATAGTGACTTAAGCCGTTAATGCTAATGCTTTTGGAAATAGCACGTTATTTTCTATGTAGATATGCTGCTTTAAATCCGTATCGAATTCTGCAAGGCTGGCATAACAGACACGCCAAGTGGTGCAAGCATGCTCTGGCGGTTGAAAGCCGTTAGTGAGCTCGCTAATCTTCTCCATAATCTGCAGCGCGTCATCATGTTCATACTGCATCGCATTGATTGGGTTACTGATGTGACCAAAGCAAGTTTGGCTTTCAACTTGATTGTGCAATCCTAAAATGGCCGGAAACAGGATCTGTTCCTCTTTCATCAAATGTGGCATTAAGTCATCGACTAGCGCAGCAATCCAGCCTGCTAACGGTTTTATTTCGCTGTGGTTTTCACCGTGAGCACGTACCATCTTCTGGCTGTACTCTACTAACAGCGGTGCTTTATCTCTGACAAAGGTGTGGTGGGTGGCTTCGATGTAGTTAAGCAAATCAGGCAATGCTAGCTCCGTTAGCCCGTCATTTGTAATCGTGTTGCCATCAAGTGCTAAAAGCGTATTAAGTAATGCTTCTTCATCGGCATTAAAACGTGAAATAGCACGATCTAGGGTAATACCGCCACCACAACAAAAGTCGATACCATATTGACTGAAAATATGGGCGCTGCGAAAGTCATTGGCGACTAACTCCCCGACTCGAGTATTAAGTAGCACTTCTTTTGATTGAGACATGGTGGCACTCCAACAAATTAATATAACAAGTATATTATTTGCATCTTTTGGTTTTCTCAATCATTAGTTGAGTAAAATGCTCGGGTAATCACGTTTCTTGGGCAAAACCTTACTTTAGAGGTACGCTTAGAACTTGTTTGCTTACCTGCTGCTTTTCAAGCATGCCGCCGATACGAATAGCCTGGTTTTTATAGGTAATCAGGCCGCGATGATCCATTGATGGGGTTGCCACGATCGCTGCTGGTAGCCATTGATGGGAAGTTAAATCAAAGCGGTGCATCAGGTCTGAGGCACCGCTTGGTTGGCCGTTATAGCCGATACCATCATAGTTGTATGGATTATTGCTGCCGCCAATAAAAATGATTTGTTGGTTGTGCTCATCGCCTACAGCAGCCATTCGATAATGGGCCACAGCATCGGGTTGTGGCAAATTACCTGCCACCTGCTGTGAGTAATGGGGTAATAGCTGCCAGTCTATACGTAGGTGATTATCTGTTTTGATTTTGCCATATACACATATCGGCGAAGCGCTAAAGGTTCTTGATTTATTGAGTTGAGCTTGAACTGTTACGCCGTCACACATGACCTATTCATTACCCACAATGCCGCCAGCCTGGCCAAATACTGCTGGAATAGGTAGCGGACTGGCTTGCGCCCAGCTATCGGTTTTAGTGTCGTAAACTTGT
Encoded proteins:
- the lysA gene encoding diaminopimelate decarboxylase, which codes for MDHFIYQAEELYAEQCQVAELAKQHGTPLYIYSRATLERHWYAFDNAVANHPHLICYAVKANSNIAVLNVLARLGSGFDIVSGGELARVIEAGGDPAKVVFSGVGKTVAEMELALEIGIYCFNVESAAELEQLSVVAQRMNKVAPVSLRINPDVDAGTHPYISTGLKENKFGIAMEEAEAIFLRAKELPCIEIKGVDCHIGSQLTEIKPFLDAMDRMLALIDRLAELGIEIKHFDVGGGLGVTYDDELPPQPDVYAAALLERLGGRDLKLIFEPGRAIAANAGIFVTQVLYLKENSDKRFALVDGAMNDLIRPSLYSAWQKIIPAIDRGGETLNYDVVGPVCETGDFLGKDRQLNIAAGDYLAIRSSGAYGFTMASNYNSRPRAAELMVDGDNAYVIREREKLAQLWQGEQLLP
- the dapF gene encoding diaminopimelate epimerase, translated to MIQFTKMHGLGNDFMVVDGVTQNVFFSPDQIKRLADRNFGIGFDQLLLVEPPYDPDLDFHYRIFNADGSEVEQCGNGARCFARFVRNKGLTQKHKIRVSTSSGKITLRLERDGKVTVNMGVPMLEPSKIPFNAKKVEKTYLLMASTGTYLCGAVSMGNPHCVIDVDDVANTDVDTIGSELTQHERFPKGVNVGFMQVVNPGYIKLRVYERGAAETLACGTGACAAVVVGILQGKLERNVRVDLPGGTLMINWDGEGKPLWMTGPAEHVYDGQIPQ
- a CDS encoding DUF484 family protein, whose amino-acid sequence is MTDSSMKQQPPFDEILIREYLLDNPDFFSRYPELLLAMRIPHAERGAVSLVERQQESLRQRVSQLEEEITSLLSMASRNEQIYMFNSALSMQMLKCDDMGELRQVLSSGLKEQFQFSHVRLITVHDIDSELSQIWRKRLDSGYYFGRLTNEESKRLFGSEVGSVALSRLSQECGQVIFAIASSDPMHFHPDMDHLLLSQLKQLLDHQLPKI
- a CDS encoding class I adenylate cyclase, translated to MHECAAERLDSIRYARASALLSPLKRYLLRLIPVLLHHRSEKLPGYNGPFTPCGIFDFHLSSEDFEACDTLNLNVPPNATKSNPMIEGVYSMGSTASFGQNSQSDIDVWLIHSQLMSKNQCELLSQKATLLTEWFAQYDFEVNIYLVHPEQFIMAQEEQAHLYNCMGHEHSGSAQHWLLLEEFYRSHFKLAGKVIAWWPKAKTKSYLLSLGDAQTLPASEYFGASLWQLYKGVEKPHKALLKVLLLEAYASEYPSTQLVSERIWQRTLEGDFSAGNDAYYLLYESIEKYLLKLGDARRLEITRRCFYLKCGVRLSLPEQAKDWRYYKIHQLVEDWGWAASLVETLDNCEHWHCGQLQWFNEQLNELMLGSYQTLLHFASAHRLSESLRISELGLLTRKLHTYFSEDEHQIMTLNQLWSRSLTESHLSIIYSEQDKNYYLYRCAPQPRNFLQHSAVYHSKSKAKLLVWASLNGVSVEGTRWYEVKKSKHRATFLTTAADRLVGLIDIGSMKVSKLALCQPWHFKKLVFLLNFNSDPTEQWVGQEIMADYLNSNVFSMGKSSSNMLGSIDVISLNSWGEWHCHHFEGQKALLDTLAFITPGMKRASQDVAMEVISCSSKLRSQTERSVKNLLDRTVRLSRGAQESSTLVYPLKVGKIRYGIFFNNRGMHFENLSDAKSFYQQLSKKKLVEIPRPELGNEPFSKIPSVIQDYAARGAIQYFLRQRSEGLDVFILDENNALNHYVQEEVDIEGLVSQVSHHHAFNDSILEREQFNMPQFFKLERLSGKLVALPFGVSKEAYEVEF
- the cyaY gene encoding iron donor protein CyaY; its protein translation is MAMTDFEFHQLADEMFQAIDSAIEVLIDEQDADVDVDGSGNVLQLEFNGNSKIVINKQEPMHEIWLATQFGGYHFAYIDGKWLDQRNDNEFMPFVIESIFKQSGLKLDIK